Proteins encoded in a region of the Takifugu flavidus isolate HTHZ2018 chromosome 10, ASM371156v2, whole genome shotgun sequence genome:
- the s100a1 gene encoding protein S100-A1, whose protein sequence is MATKLQSAMENLILVFHTYSGREGDKYKLSKLEMKNLLRGELAELLTASRDPMVVDNIMRDLDDNKDGEVDFQEFVVMVAALTVACNEFFMDFNESCNKGN, encoded by the exons atggCCACCAAACTGCAGTCCGCTATGGAGAATCTGATCTTGGTGTTCCACACCTACTCTGGAAGAGAAGGTGACAAATACAAGCTGAGCAAACTTGAGATGAAGAACCTGCTGCGAGGAGAACTGGCCGAACTCCTGACT GCCAGCAGGGATCCGATGGTGGTAGACAACATCATGCGGGACCTGGATGACAACAAGGACGGTGAAGTGGACTTCCAGGAGTTCGTGGTGATGGTTGCCGCTCTGACTGTTGCCTGCAACGAGTTCTTCATGGATTTCAATGAAAGCTGCAATAAAGGCAATTAA
- the tlr18 gene encoding toll-like receptor 18, with product MIWTFVHFIALAVGVLASTTPSPPSTTKTVPGFCRVFNSGRSADCLGMQLSSVPWRQFPPSLEDIDLSYNRLQVINAEDFALFPRLRSLNLKYNNISRIDSDAFKNNPLLEILDIFNNSLGEIPVAALSPLLNLKKLYMSNNLYKRAALAETFSTFVRLQTLSMGGPLVEGLKKGDFQPLRKLRLQEFAIKCSSNLMYYEAGSLEVVQTQKLGFDMAIDQRPSALVDMLRDIANKTFIAIQFRNLFEFRYYTGVQDIFQGLKHVAAYQLIFHRGKFNENLLRMALLNLEAVKRLRFQYIDFARSPTFVDNGAGSSITDLVLDKLDLWYISNPDVLRFDWRFTWFNNIRSLSIQYVYFNSVPCDSWAEMKQVKVLDVSNNRLTDAYIFNQLCNYKGAAPNLRLFNMSNNELTSLKDLSLLTKEFQQLQELDLSRNKLGSAAESHNCIWQKSITRFIVHHNNFESSALHCLPTSVEFLDLSFCDLDQLDMNYFSKTSNLQELHLSGNKIKFIPSKWASPSLQSLSLDGNSFGLIGTESFQDMPRLSHLSAGNNPYHCTCELHAFVQETITEGKVNLTDWPWNYKCYHPEPLLNTVISQYLPGKVACDIRLVIVICVAATTFVVLILVLICYIFDLPWYTKATFQIIRAKYRAHKEKAAGEEGPFTYHAFISYSHSDADWVRDQLLPCLENNNNPYRLCIHERDFTPGRWIIDNIIENIENSRKVIFVLSRHFVNSEWCNYELYFAQQRAMGKTFSDVILVVKEPIDPNSLPSKYCKLKKMLSTKTYLEWPQQVNQQVFFWAQLRSVLGRPTAVTRGRQSVRSRTSSASISVIGPLVDERNPEMDEDRGTQPNYEVIENSLEVSHQRQIPMVAV from the exons ATGATTTGGACATTTGTGCACTTCATTGCTCTTGCTGTTGGGGTGCTCGCATCCACGACACCATCTCCACCCTCCACCACTAAAACTGTCCCCGGATTCTGCCGCGTCTTCAACTCGGGCCGCTCTGCGGACTGTCTGGGAATGCAGCTCAGCAGCGTCCCTTGGAGACAGTTTCCACCCAGTCTGGAGGACATCGATCTCTCCTACAACAGACTTCAGGTCATCAACGCCGAAGACTTCGCCCTCTTCCCTCGGCTCCGCAGCCTTAATCTGAAGTACAACAACATTTCACGCATCGACAGCGATGCCTTTAAAAACAACCCTCTGCTGGAGATCCTCGACATCTTCAACAACTCCCTCGGGGAAATTCCTGTGGCGGCTCTCAGTCCTCTCTTGAATCTCAAAAAACTCTACATGTCCAATAACCTGTACAAACGCGCAGCTCTGGCGGAGACGTTCTCCACCTTTGTCAGGCTCCAGACTCTGTCCATGGGTGGTCCTCTGGTGGAGGGTCTGAAGAAAGGGGATTTTCAGCCTCTGAGGAAGCTCCGCCTGCAGGAATTTGCCATAAAGTGTTCATCCAACCTGATGTACTACGAGGCTGGAAGTTTGGAGGTCGTCCAGACGCAGAAGTTGGGCTTCGATATGGCCATCGACCAAAGGCCGAGTGCTCTCGTCGACATGCTGCGTGACATCGCCAACAAGACATTTATCGCCATCCAGTTCCGCAACCTGTTTGAGTTCCGCTACTACACGGGAGTCCAGGACATCTTCCAGGGTCTGAAACACGTGGCCGCGTATCAGCTCATCTTTCACCGAGGGAAATTCAACGAGAACCTTCTCAGGATGGCTCTCTTGAACTTGGAAGCCGTCAAACGGTTGAGATTTCAGTACATCGATTTTGCCCGTTCGCCCACATTTGTGGATAACGGGGCAGGCTCCAGCATCACCGACCTGGTTCTGGACAAACTGGACCTGTG GTATATCAGCAATCCTGATGTGCTGCGATTCGACTGGCGCTTCACCTGGTTCAACAACATCAGAAGTCTCTCTATCCAGTACGTCTACTTCAACTCGGTGCCTTGTGACTCTTGGGCGGAGATGAAGCAGGTGAAGGTCCTGGATGTGTCCAATAATCGACTGACTGACGCGTACATCTTCAACCAACTGTGTAACTACAAGGGCGCCGCACCGAATCTGCGTCTCTTCAACATGAGCAACAACGAGCTGACCAGTTTGAAGGACCTGTCCTTGCTGACAAAAGAGTTCCAGCAGCTGCAAGAGCTGGATCTAAGCCGGAACAAACTGGGATCGGCCGCGGAGAGCCACAACTGCATCTGGCAAAAAAGCATCACTCGCTTCATTGTTCACCACAATAACTTTGAGAGCAGCGCCCTCCACTGTCTGCCCACCTCAGTGGAGTTCTTGGACCTGTCCTTCTGTGACCTCGACCAGCTGGACATGAACTACTTTTCTAAAACCAgcaacctgcaggagctccacCTGAGTGGGAATAAAATCAAGTTCATCCCATCAAAGTGGGCCAGCCCGTCGTTGCAGTCGCTCAGTCTGGATGGGAACTCGTTCGGACTCATCGGTACAGAGTCCTTCCAGGACATGCCACGCTTGTCTCACCTGAGTGCAGGGAATAATCCATATCACTGCACCTGTGAGCTTCACGCCTTTGTCCAGGAGACCATCACCGAAGGGAAGGTTAACCTGACCGACTGGCCCTGGAACTACAAGTGCTACCACCCAGAGCCGCTGCTCAACACGGTCATTTCCCAGTACCTCCCTGGTAAAGTGGCCTGTGACATCAGGCTGGTCATCGTCATCTGTGTGGCAGCCACCACGTTTGTGgtcctgatactggtgctgaTTTGTTACATTTTTGACCTTCCCTGGTACACCAAAGCCACCTTTCAGATCATCAGAGCCAAATACCGAGCCCACAAGGAAAAGGCGGCGGGAGAAGAGGGACCTTTTACTTATCACGCCTTCATATCCTACAGCCACTCTGATGCGGACTGGgtcagggatcagctgttaccCTGTCTGGAGAACAACAATAACCCTTATCGCTTGTGTATCCATGAGAGGGACTTCACGCCTGGACGGTGGATCATTGATAACATCATTGAGAACATAGAGAACAGTCGAAAG GTCATATTCGTTCTCTCTCGCCACTTCGTTAACAGTGAGTGGTGCAACTACGAGCTGTACTTTGCCCAGCAGAGGGCGATGGGGAAGACCTTCAGTGATGTCATTCTGGTGGTGAAGGAGCCCATTGACCCCAACTCTTTACCCAGCAAATACTGCAAGTTGAAGAAGATGCTGAGCACCAAGACGTACCTGGAGTGGCCCCAGCAGGTCAACCAGCAGGTGTTCTTCTGGGCCCAGCTGAGGAGCGTGCTGGGCAGGCCGACGGCTGTCACTAGGGGGCGACAGAGCGTGAGGAGCAGAACATCCTCTGCGAGCATTTCTGTTATTGGGCCTCTCGTGGATGAAAGGAATCCAGAAATGGATGAAGACAGAGGGACACAGCCAAACTATGAGGTGATTGAGAACAGCTTGGAGGTGTCGCATCAGAGGCAAATCCCCATGGTGGCAGTTTGA